One window from the genome of Diceros bicornis minor isolate mBicDic1 chromosome 1, mDicBic1.mat.cur, whole genome shotgun sequence encodes:
- the SQSTM1 gene encoding sequestosome-1 isoform X1 — translation MASLTVKAYLLGKEDAAREIRRFSFCFSPELDAEAEAVAGPGPCERLLSRVAALFPALRPSGFQAHYRDEDGDLVAFSSDEELTMAMSYVKDDIFRIYIKEKKECRRDHRPPCAQEAPRNMVHPNVICDGCNGPVVGTRYKCSVCPDYDLCASCEGKGLHREHSKLAFPSPFGHLSEGFSHSRWLRKLRHGHFGWPGWEMGPPGNWSPRPPRAGDARPSPAAESASGPPEDPSVNFLKNVGESVAAALSPLGIEVDIDVEHGGKRSRLTPISAGSSSPKEKCSSQPSSCSSGPHKPEGDAEGTAQSLAEQMNKIVLESRGQPEEQMESDNCSAGDDDWTHLSSKEVDPSTGELQSLQMPESEGPSSLNPSREGPTGLKEAALYPHLPPGPHRPAIEMRADGHSLHSEEQVPLPSRTEGQEERGPRACTAASSSLPWGSNTLLYRLLTS, via the exons ATGGCGTCGCTCACGGTGAAGGCTTACCTTTTGGGCAAGGAGGACGCGGCCCGCGAGATCCGCCGCTTCAGCTTCTGCTTCAGCCCTGAGCTTGACGCAGAAGCTGAGGCCGTGGCTGGCCCCGGGCCATGCGAGCGGCTGCTGAGCCGGGTGGCCGCCCTGTTCCCCGCGCTGCGGCCCAGCGGCTTCCAGGCGCACTACCGCG ATGAGGACGGGGACTTGGTTGCGTTTTCCAGTGACGAGGAACTGACGATGGCCATGTCGTATGTGAAGGATGACATCTTCCGTATTTACATTAAAG AGAAGAAGGAGTGCCGGCGGGACCATCGTCCACCATGTGCTCAGGAGGCACCCCGCAACATGGTGCACCCCAACGTCATCTGTGATGGTTGCAATGGGCCAGTGGTGGGGACCCGCTACAAGTGCAGCGTCTGCCCCGACTACGACCTGTGTGCCAGCTGTGAGGGGAAGGGCCTGCACAGGGAGCACAGCAAGCTTGCCTTCCCCAGCCCTTTCGGGCACCTCTCTGAG ggcttCTCTCACAGCCGCTGGCTCCGCAAGCTGAGGCACGGGCACTTTGGGTGGCCTGGCTGGGAGATGGGCCCACCAGGAAACTGGAGCCCCCGTCCCCCTCGAGCTGGGGATGCCCGCCCCAGCCCCGCTGCGGAATCAG cctCTGGCCCGCCGGAGGATCCCAGTGTGAATTTCCTCAAGAACGTAGGGGAGAGTGTGGCGGCCGCCCTCAGCCCTCTGG GCATCGAAGTTGATATTGATGTGGAACACGGCGGGAAGAGAAGCCGCCTGACCCCCATCTCCGCAGGCAGCTCCAGCCCCAAAGAGAAGTGCAGCTCTCAGCCGAGCAGCTGCTCGTCTGGCCCTCACAAACCGGAGGGGGACGCAGAAGGCACAGCGCAGTCACTGGCAGAGCAGATGAACAAGATAGTCCTGGAATCCAGGGGGCAGCCTGAG GAACAGATGGAGTCTGATAACTGTTCAGCAGGAGATGATGACTGGACTCATTTGTCTTCAAAAGAAGTGGACCCGTCGACAGGTGAACTCCAGTCTCTACAGATGCCCGAATCCGAAGGGCCAAGCTCTCTCAACCCTTCCCGGGAGGGACCCACAGGGCTGAAGGAAGCTGCATTGTACCCACATCTTCCACCAG GCCCACATCGCCCTGCAATAGAAATGAGAGCAGATGGCCACAGCCTCCATTCAGAAGAACAAGTGCCACTGCCTAGCAGGACTGAGGGACAAGAAGAGAGGGGTCCTCGTGCCTGCACTGCCGCTTCCTCATCTCTACCTTGGGGTTCTAACACTCTGCTCTATCGTCTACTGACTAGCTAG
- the MRNIP gene encoding MRN complex-interacting protein, translating to MAPLPQARVLRCCSCRLFQAHQMKKSLRWTCKACGEKQPFLRAYGEGSGADCRRHVQKLNLLQGQVSEMSLRSLEEPVNANEEENAGPQQAAHTSLQGKAQPSENRWMKYLERESKDLGPEGRRVCFSRQPSSRTEKPEPPFSTGLPRKRKWSQSTVQPPCGPNVQDSGNSQLTLEPQWRSLGDCSTWALPWVSEKLFPSSLSLTHGDVGLAGNVKEGSGHEDWDTRELTVPHGEPPCPAQQVRTTSSKWERFLLPPGNSSHMDMEPPTALQKGLKPAGAAQAEQGTPRAQTPREGLFSRPLSTLQLPGATHTPTSGPKRPCGKTAEQLWGTVYQVEGGPLVKGTQEAPLVRLCDLFKTGEDFDDDL from the exons ATGGCGCCGCTTCCGCAGGCGCGGGTCCTGCGTTGCTGCAGCTGCCGCCTCTTCCAGGCGCACCAG ATGAAGAAGAGTCTCAGATGGACATGCAAAGCCTGTGGAGAGAAGCAGCCGTTTTTGCGG gctTACGGTGAGGGCTCTGGTGCTGACTGCAGACGCCATGTTCAAAAATTAAATCTGCTGCAGGGACAGGTTTCAGAGATGTCACTCAG GTCTTTGGAAGAACCTGTAAATGCCAATGAAGAGGAAAATGCAGGTCCTCAGCAGGCTGCGCACACAAGTCTGCAG GGAAAAGCCCAGCCCTCAGAGAACCGCTGGATGAAGTATCTGGAAAGAGAGTCCAAAGACCTGGGGCCAGAAGGAAGAAGAGTGTGTTTCAGCAGACAGCCCTCCTCCAGGACAGAGAAGCCAGAGCCTCCGTTCAGCACAGGCCTGCCTAGAAAAAG GAAATGGAGCCAGAGCACGGTCCAGCCTCCATGCGGCCCTAATGTCCAGGACTCAGGCAACTCTCAGCTCACCTTGGAGCCCCAG TGGAGGTCTTTGGGAGACTGTTCAACATGGGCCCTGCCTTGGGTTTCTGAGAAACTGTTTCCGTCCTCACTTTCACTTACCCAC GGCGATGTGGGCCTGGCAGGGAACGTCAAAGAAGGAAGTGGTCATGAGGACTGGGACACCAGGGAGCTCACTGTTCCTCATGGGGAACCACCATGTCCTGCCCAGCAGGTCAGGACCACGTCTTCTAAGTGGGAACGATTTCTTTTGCCACCTGGGAACAGCTCACATATGGACATGGAGCCCCCAACAGCCCTGCAGAAAGGCCTCAAGCCAGCGGGGGCAGCACAGGCTGAGCAGGGGACGCCCAGGGCCCAGACCCCAAGGGAAGGGCTCTTCAGCAGGCCCCTCAGTACACTCCAGCTTCCTGGGGCCACACACACTCCCACATCTGGGCCCAAGAGGCCCTGCGGGAAGACCGCGGAGCAGCTGTGGGGCACGGTGTATCAGGTAGAGGGTGGGCCCTtggtcaaagggacacaggaggccCCACTTGTGCGACTATGTGACCTCTTTAAAACCGGTGAGGACTTTGATGATGATCTGTGA
- the SQSTM1 gene encoding sequestosome-1 isoform X2, translating into MASLTVKAYLLGKEDAAREIRRFSFCFSPELDAEAEAVAGPGPCERLLSRVAALFPALRPSGFQAHYRDEDGDLVAFSSDEELTMAMSYVKDDIFRIYIKEKKECRRDHRPPCAQEAPRNMVHPNVICDGCNGPVVGTRYKCSVCPDYDLCASCEGKGLHREHSKLAFPSPFGHLSEGFSHSRWLRKLRHGHFGWPGWEMGPPGNWSPRPPRAGDARPSPAAESASGPPEDPSVNFLKNVGESVAAALSPLGIEVDIDVEHGGKRSRLTPISAGSSSPKEKCSSQPSSCSSGPHKPEGDAEGTAQSLAEQMNKIVLESRGQPEEQMESDNCSAGDDDWTHLSSKEVDPSTGELQSLQMPESEGPSSLNPSREGPTGLKEAALYPHLPPEADPRLIESLSQMLSMGFSDEGGWLTRLLQTKNYDIGAALDTIQYSKHPPPL; encoded by the exons ATGGCGTCGCTCACGGTGAAGGCTTACCTTTTGGGCAAGGAGGACGCGGCCCGCGAGATCCGCCGCTTCAGCTTCTGCTTCAGCCCTGAGCTTGACGCAGAAGCTGAGGCCGTGGCTGGCCCCGGGCCATGCGAGCGGCTGCTGAGCCGGGTGGCCGCCCTGTTCCCCGCGCTGCGGCCCAGCGGCTTCCAGGCGCACTACCGCG ATGAGGACGGGGACTTGGTTGCGTTTTCCAGTGACGAGGAACTGACGATGGCCATGTCGTATGTGAAGGATGACATCTTCCGTATTTACATTAAAG AGAAGAAGGAGTGCCGGCGGGACCATCGTCCACCATGTGCTCAGGAGGCACCCCGCAACATGGTGCACCCCAACGTCATCTGTGATGGTTGCAATGGGCCAGTGGTGGGGACCCGCTACAAGTGCAGCGTCTGCCCCGACTACGACCTGTGTGCCAGCTGTGAGGGGAAGGGCCTGCACAGGGAGCACAGCAAGCTTGCCTTCCCCAGCCCTTTCGGGCACCTCTCTGAG ggcttCTCTCACAGCCGCTGGCTCCGCAAGCTGAGGCACGGGCACTTTGGGTGGCCTGGCTGGGAGATGGGCCCACCAGGAAACTGGAGCCCCCGTCCCCCTCGAGCTGGGGATGCCCGCCCCAGCCCCGCTGCGGAATCAG cctCTGGCCCGCCGGAGGATCCCAGTGTGAATTTCCTCAAGAACGTAGGGGAGAGTGTGGCGGCCGCCCTCAGCCCTCTGG GCATCGAAGTTGATATTGATGTGGAACACGGCGGGAAGAGAAGCCGCCTGACCCCCATCTCCGCAGGCAGCTCCAGCCCCAAAGAGAAGTGCAGCTCTCAGCCGAGCAGCTGCTCGTCTGGCCCTCACAAACCGGAGGGGGACGCAGAAGGCACAGCGCAGTCACTGGCAGAGCAGATGAACAAGATAGTCCTGGAATCCAGGGGGCAGCCTGAG GAACAGATGGAGTCTGATAACTGTTCAGCAGGAGATGATGACTGGACTCATTTGTCTTCAAAAGAAGTGGACCCGTCGACAGGTGAACTCCAGTCTCTACAGATGCCCGAATCCGAAGGGCCAAGCTCTCTCAACCCTTCCCGGGAGGGACCCACAGGGCTGAAGGAAGCTGCATTGTACCCACATCTTCCACCAG AAGCTGACCCCCGGCTGATCGAGTCCCTCTCCCAGATGCTGTCCATGGGGTTCTCTGACGAAGGCGGCTGGCTCACCAGGCTCCTACAGACCAAGAATTATGACATCGGGGCTGCCCTGGACACCATCCAGTATTCAAAGCACCCACCGCCGTTGTGA